Genomic DNA from Hirundo rustica isolate bHirRus1 chromosome 18, bHirRus1.pri.v3, whole genome shotgun sequence:
CTATTTCTGCAGTCACACACAGGGAGAGAAAGGGCACTGCTTACCCAGGTGGGTCCTTCACTACCAAGCACCTTAAGAAATCCAGACAAGCACTTTGAAGGTCCCCCTGGAATGAGTAGGTGTGACTTCTTGACGTGGTTATCTGATGGTTCCTTCTGAGCTGAAAGCAGATTTAGTGTTTCACGTGTGCTCTTGCCCGCTCCGCTGTGCCTGTTCCCAGAGATGGCAGCAGGCTCCCGTGTCCTGGGGGCAGTCCTGGTCACCCTCACCTTCCTCTCATCTGGCAACTACAGAGACAGTGTCAAAAAGGCACTTTTCAAAGCAAGGAGCTTTGCAGTTCCCAGACCTCTCTGGAAAGCCTGCAGGCTGCCTGGCGTGCGTTGAAATAAGAGAGCGGCGCGGCACAGCTTGCCGAAGCTGGCTccgagcagctcctgctgtgtggACAGCACCCCACCCctcacagggatggggagcacCCACGGGCGTCCTGTGTGCCCCAGAGGAGCCTGCTGGCCACATCTCTTCACCAGCTGGGCCAGAGTCGCAGATCAATTCACATTAACGGGGCAGGAGGAGCGTTATCTCAGCGGTGGGTGTTGAGCGGTGACGAGCGAGGCGCCCAtcgctcccccagccctgcccagctcccgaAAATCCGTGCTGGAAGGTGTCTGTTTGGTGCAGAGCTGTCCAGCTCACACCGGAGTGCACCCATGGGAGACCAGGAGGTGccagtgctgccctggggacTGGAGGAGGGGCTCTGCCCTTTGGCTGCCCCTATCCCAGCTGAGGTGTGCTGAGCTTGCTGTGCATCAGGAGCCTGGAGTGCATCAGGAGCCTGGAGTGCATCAGGAGCCTGCAGTGCATCAGGAGCCTGCAGTGCATCAGGAGCCTGCTGTGCTTCAGGAGCCTGCTGTGCTTCAGGAGCCTGCTGTGCATCAGGAGCCTGCAGTGCATCAGGAGCCTCCTGTGCTTGAGGAGCCTGCAGTGCTTCAGGAGCCTGCTGTGCATCAGGAGCCTCCTGTGCATCAGGAGCCTCCTGTGCATCAGGAGCCTGCTGTGCTTGAGGAGCCTGCAGTGCATCAGGAGCCTGCTGTGCTTCAGGAGCCTGCTGTGCATCAGGAGCCTGCTGTGCATCAGGAGTCTCCTGTGCATCAGGAGCCTGCAGTGCTTCAGGAGCCTGCAGTGCTTCAGGAGCCTGCTGTGCATCAGGAGCCTGCAGTGCTTCAGGAGCCTGCTGTGCTTGAGGAGCCTGCTGTGCATCAGGAGTCTCCTGTGCATCAGGAGCCTGCTGTGCATCAGGAGCCTGCAGTGCTTCAGGAGCCTGCTGCGCTTGAGGAGCCTGCTGTGCTTCAGGAGCCTGCTGTGCATCAGGAGCCTGCAGTGCATCAGGAGCCTGCAGTGCATCAGGAGCTTGCTGTGCTTGAGGAGCCTCCTGTGCATCAGGAGCCTGCTGTGCTTGAGGAGCCTCCTGTGCATCAGGAGCCTGCTGTGCTTGAGGAGCCTGCTGTGCATCAGGAGCCTGCAGTGCATCAGGAGCCTGCTGTGCATCAGGAGCCTCCTGTGCTTCAGGAGCCTGCAGTGCATCAGGAGCCTGCTGTGCATCAGGAGCCTGCTGTGCATCAGGAGCCTGCTGTGCTTCAGGAGCCTGCTGTGCATCAGGAGCCTGCTGTGCATCAGGAGCCTGCTGTGCTTCAGGAGCCtgcagcacacagccctgctgtgcatcaggagcctgctgtgcatcaggagcctgcagtgcttcaggagcctgcagtgcttcaggagcctgcagtgcttcaggagcctgcagcacacagccctgctgtgcatCAGGAGCCTGCTCTGCTTCAGGAGCCTGCTGTGCTTGAGGAGCCTGCAGTGCTTCAGGAGCCTCCTGTGCATCAGGAGCCTGCTGTGCATCAGGAGCCTGCTGTGCATCAGGAGCCTGCTGTGCATCAGGAGCCTGCAGTGCATCAGGAGCCTGCAGTGCATCAGGAGCCTGCAGTGCATCAGGAGCCTGCTGTGCATCAGGAGCCTGCAGTGCATCAGGAGCCTCCTGTGCATCAGGAGCCTGCTGTGCTTCAGGAGCCtgcagcacacagccctgctgtcGCACGGTGGGAATGAAGTCTTCTCCTGGCAGAAAATCCTGGTCTTTTCCTGAGAAGCGTTGTAAGAAGAGCACCCATTGCTTTGTCTCACAGTAGATTTTATTCATCTGACTGGtgcatctttatttttctctctccgtTGTTACCAGCCCTTCATCAGCGAAATACAATGCTTTTCAGGACCtttgattttgaaatttcaCAGAACATATCTGTTATTTCAATGTGGTGACCAAACTTCATGCTTTTGGGTGTTTTCTGAGAGttttaagaacttttttttttttttttggagaggttattttggggtttattctggattttttttaaatcagccaTCAGGTTTGGAAGTGTAATGACTTCTTTTTGTGCTAGCcacagtttctttttccttcctggatgttttttttttctgaagggacCAACACATAGCACAATTCAATTTAAATTTCTAATCCCATGCATTCCTCAAGGCAGAAACCTTTTGTGCCTAATGATGCATCTGAGTCTAAGAACTGTAcgtggaaaaaaatctttgacagaccaatttaaaaaaaaaaaaaaaagtcttagaTTAACCACATaataatcacagaataaaaaaaacacGTATAGATTTGAGACATTCAAATTTAATTCCCTCAACTTACATTAAGTTGAACTATTTCAGGTGTATCATAAGAGACAAACTCAGTggatattcagaaaaaaagctttccagctgctctatCCAGGTTCAGTGAGTGGACAGGACTATAATTTTAAATACGTCAGGACTATAATTTTGAATATATGCAGTCTTTTAGGGCTACTGATTTAACAAGTAACTGAGTAATGGCTTGTATCACAACCCCATTAAAATTCTGCTAGTAGATCCCCTTGAAGTGCCTCTTTAGTATCTGCTACAAGCACGTGAAAAATACACAGACCCACCCTAGAAATTGCCAGATCTCAGGAGCAGCCGCTGTGCGCAGATCTGGGCAGGATTCTCAGCCCCTTCCTTGCTCTGAACTGTGCACTCTTTTAGGACACCCCCATCTCCAGCAGACCTGCCTTTGGCTCTGCTAATTCGCTGTCCAGCATTCTAAGTTCTCAATGCTGAAAatggaataggaaaaaaaaaaaaaaaattagacataAAAGCAA
This window encodes:
- the LOC120760894 gene encoding fibrous sheath CABYR-binding protein-like, translated to MNKIYCETKQWVLFLQRFSGKDQDFLPGEDFIPTVRQQGCVLQAPEAQQAPDAQEAPDALQAPDAQQAPDALQAPDALQAPDALQAPDAQQAPDAQQAPDAQQAPDAQEAPEALQAPQAQQAPEAEQAPDAQQGCVLQAPEALQAPEALQAPEALQAPDAQQAPDAQQGCVLQAPEAQQAPDAQQAPDAQQAPEAQQAPDAQQAPDAQQAPDALQAPEAQEAPDAQQAPDALQAPDAQQAPQAQQAPDAQEAPQAQQAPDAQEAPQAQQAPDALQAPDALQAPDAQQAPEAQQAPQAQQAPEALQAPDAQQAPDAQETPDAQQAPQAQQAPEALQAPDAQQAPEALQAPEALQAPDAQETPDAQQAPDAQQAPEAQQAPDALQAPQAQQAPDAQEAPDAQEAPDAQQAPEALQAPQAQEAPDALQAPDAQQAPEAQQAPEAQQAPDALQAPDALQAPDALQAPDALQAPDAQQAQHTSAGIGAAKGQSPSSSPQGSTGTSWSPMGALRCELDSSAPNRHLPARIFGSWAGLGERWAPRSSPLNTHR